Proteins encoded by one window of Salicibibacter halophilus:
- a CDS encoding long-chain-fatty-acid--CoA ligase has product MDRIWLDHYPENVPADIDVPNLSLYDFLKRTAEDYGSILAVIDGKIIYTYDELKEEVDRFATALHDLGVQKGDRVAVMLPNCVEYIISHFAVQRIGGIVVQVNPMYQEAELAHIFRQTEPKVTIGEANQQEKLAAVQSLKVVVFTDRGSLSSSFAENEYHFHDLLDQGDPASAPEISIDPKKDPALIQFTGGTTGTPKGAVLTHYNLVGNVLQTFAFTSNTLQRPGEVFLGAAPFYHVMAMSSVINQGVFAAATIICMRKWTVEEAVEIIERYRPTYFPAVPTMYIGLLRYAEKNPIALDSIKIMTSGSAPLPVEVLHKVEQMTSGVISEGYGLSETSPTTHRNPFRGKRKSGSIGLPLPGTDCEIVDLDTHEPVSIGQAGELWVKGPQVMLGYWNEQEETDAQLQNGWFATGDIAEMDEEGYFYIVGRKKEMVISSGFNIYPGEVEEMMYQHPGVRELVVYGVPDPYRGETLKASVVAKEGETLTEEDLTSWCKKRMASYKVPKIFDFRMSLPKTSVGKILRRQLVQETVDEMEKEGSQ; this is encoded by the coding sequence ATGGATCGTATATGGCTTGACCATTATCCGGAAAATGTGCCTGCGGACATCGATGTCCCGAATCTTTCTTTGTATGATTTTTTGAAACGGACAGCAGAAGATTACGGGTCTATTCTCGCGGTGATTGACGGCAAGATCATTTACACGTATGACGAATTAAAAGAAGAAGTTGACCGCTTCGCAACGGCCCTCCATGATTTAGGGGTGCAAAAAGGGGACCGCGTCGCCGTAATGCTCCCGAACTGCGTGGAATATATCATCAGTCATTTTGCCGTTCAGCGGATTGGCGGGATTGTCGTGCAAGTGAACCCGATGTATCAGGAGGCAGAACTCGCGCATATTTTTCGGCAAACGGAGCCGAAAGTTACGATTGGCGAGGCAAACCAACAAGAAAAATTAGCAGCGGTACAATCGCTGAAAGTTGTCGTCTTTACAGATCGGGGCTCCCTCTCTTCTTCTTTCGCGGAGAACGAATATCATTTTCATGATCTCCTTGATCAAGGAGATCCCGCGTCCGCTCCGGAAATATCGATTGATCCGAAGAAAGACCCGGCGTTGATTCAATTTACGGGTGGGACGACCGGTACGCCGAAAGGGGCAGTGTTGACCCATTACAATTTGGTCGGAAACGTGCTCCAAACGTTTGCATTTACATCTAATACGTTACAGAGGCCCGGGGAGGTTTTTCTGGGCGCGGCCCCTTTTTATCATGTGATGGCAATGTCGAGCGTGATCAATCAAGGCGTGTTTGCCGCGGCGACGATTATTTGCATGCGAAAATGGACGGTGGAAGAAGCGGTAGAGATCATTGAACGGTATCGGCCGACGTATTTTCCCGCTGTTCCAACGATGTACATCGGGTTGTTGCGATATGCGGAAAAAAACCCCATCGCCCTTGATTCGATCAAAATTATGACGAGTGGGAGTGCCCCTTTGCCGGTCGAAGTCTTGCATAAAGTGGAACAGATGACCAGCGGCGTCATATCGGAAGGATACGGGCTGTCGGAAACGTCGCCGACGACGCATCGAAACCCGTTTCGCGGAAAGAGAAAGTCGGGAAGCATCGGACTGCCGCTGCCGGGAACGGACTGTGAGATTGTTGATCTAGACACGCATGAACCGGTGTCGATCGGCCAAGCAGGGGAGTTGTGGGTCAAAGGTCCTCAAGTGATGCTTGGATATTGGAACGAGCAAGAAGAGACGGATGCCCAGTTGCAAAATGGTTGGTTCGCGACCGGGGATATTGCCGAAATGGACGAAGAAGGGTACTTTTACATTGTTGGGAGAAAAAAAGAAATGGTGATCAGCAGCGGATTTAATATTTATCCGGGTGAAGTCGAAGAAATGATGTATCAACATCCGGGCGTACGTGAGCTCGTCGTTTATGGGGTGCCCGATCCTTACCGCGGGGAAACGCTAAAAGCTTCCGTTGTGGCAAAAGAAGGAGAAACGCTGACAGAAGAAGATCTTACTTCCTGGTGCAAAAAAAGAATGGCAAGCTACAAAGTGCCGAAAATCTTTGA